A section of the Oryza sativa Japonica Group chromosome 1, ASM3414082v1 genome encodes:
- the LOC4324011 gene encoding probable aspartyl aminopeptidase isoform X2 produces the protein MALLRAHHLLLMRPRAAFSSRPPPLSSSPCRRALPTTAIASRLLCSHHASSPPEDASASASPSIVADLLDYLNESWTQFHATAEAKRQLLDAGFTLLSENDDWDLQPGGRYFFTRNMSCLIAFAVGEKYKLGNGFNIIAAHTDSPCLKLKPRSASFKSGHQMVNVQTYGGGLWHTWFDRDLTLAGRVILKDADGSFKHELVKVSRPLIRVPTLAIHLDRTVNSDGFKPNLENHLVPLLATKHEETTANSSEKNSSSSTKVVHHPLLLQVLSDEIGCKSGEIIGIELNVCDTQPSCLGGGNNEFIYSGRLDNLASCYCALRSLMDSSKMPEELSNEKAIRMIALFDNEEVGSNSMQGAGAPTMFHAMRRIVDSLMHQSMGEGALERAINSSFLVSADMAHALHPNYPDKHEEHHRPELQKGLVIKHNANQRYATSAVTAFLFKEIARLHNLPVQRARNVWQRRRRYNIQALQSFLRDVL, from the exons atggcgctgCTCCGcgcgcaccacctcctcctgatgaggccgcgcgccgccttctcctctcgccctccccctctctcatcctccccgtgccgccgcgcccttcccaccaccgccatcgcctCGCGCCTCCTCTGCTCCCAccacgcctcgtcgccgcccgaagatgcctccgcctccgcctcgccctcTATCGTCGCCGACCTGCTCGACTACCTCAACGAGTCATGGACGCAGTTCCACGCCACCG CGGAGGCGAAGAGGCAGCTGCTTGATGCGGGCTTCACGCTGCTCAGTGAGAACGACGACTGGGACCTGCAGCCTGGTGGCCGCTACTTCTTCACGCGCAACATGTCCTGCTTGATTGCCTTTGCAGTAGGGGAAAA GTACAAATTGGGAAATGGGTTCAATATAATTGCGGCTCACACCGATAGCCCATGTCTCAAGCTGAAACCAAGGTCTGCCTCCTTTAAATCTGGGCATCAAATGGTAAATGTACAGACATACGGAGGTGGGCTGTGGCATACATGGTTTGACAGGGACCTGACTTTGGCTGGGAGAGTTATCCTCAAGGATGCTGATGGCTCATTTAAGCATGAGCTTGTCAAAGTGAGCAGACCATTGATACGTGTACCAACGCTGGCTATACATCTTGACCG CACAGTGAATTCTGATGGGTTCAAGCCTAATCTGGAGAATCATCTAGTTCCACTTCTTGCAACAAAACATGAAGAGACTACTGCaaattccagtgaaaaaaataGTTCAAGTTCCACTAAAGTTGTCCATCATCCACTGCTCTTGCAA GTTCTTTCAGATGAAATTGGTTGCAAATCAGGTGAAATAATTGGCATAGAGTTGAATGTGTGTGATACCCAACCTAGCTGCCTTGGAGGGGGAAATAATGAGTTCATTTATTCTGGTAGACTCGATAATCTCGCTTCGTGTTATTGTGCTCTTAGATCTCTCATGGACTCCTCCAAGATGCCAGAAGAATTGTCAAATGAGAAGGCTATAAGAATGATTGCTTTATTTGATAATGAAGAG GTGGGTTCGAATTCGATGCAAGGGGCGGGTGCACCAACCATGTTCCATGCTATGAGACGGATTGTCGATTCCCTGATGCATCAATCTATGGGAGAGGGTGCTTTGGAACGTGCAATAAATTCCTCTTTCCTTG TTTCGGCAGACATGGCTCATGCCCTGCACCCAAATTATCCAGACAAGCATGAAGAGCACCACAGACCAGAGCTACAGAAAGGACTAGTTATCAAGCACAATGCTAACCAACGTTATGCTACTAGTGCTGTGACAGCTTTTCTGTTCAAAGAAATAGCAAGACTTCATAATCTTCCTGTTCAG CGTGCGAGAAATGTGTGGCAAAGAAGACGTAGATACAACATACAAGCACTTCAAAGCTTTCTTCGAGATGTTCTCTGA
- the LOC4324015 gene encoding uncharacterized protein, which yields MARAYMAVAVALFLVVVCAAVSEAAKPPASHPRLPPNYHMINPGSSGLGKRDQELSCADTKGKKKGCMAKCDKRCPNQCIVMCPSCKTFCMCDFYPGVSCGDPRFTGGDGNNFYFHGKKDHDFCIVSDADLHINAHFIGKRNPTMSRDFTWIQALGIRFADHRLYMGALKTAKWSSDVDRLELAFDGAPVDVPAQLDARWESAAVPGLTVTRTAATNAVRVQLAGVFDIMANVVPITEHDSRIHNYGVTEEDSLAHLDLGFKFYDLSDDVHGVLGQTYRSDYVNKLSVSASMPVMGGAPSYVASDIFSADCAVARFGHRAGITMVTARAS from the exons ATGGCCCGGGCATACATGGCTGTCGCCGTGGCCCTCTTCTTGGTGGTCgtgtgcgccgccgtctccgaggCCGCGAAGCCGCCGGCGTCGCATCCCAGGCTGCCGCCCAACTACCACATGATCAACCCGGGGAGCTCGGGCTTGGGCAAGAGGGACCAGGAGCTGTCGTGCGCCGACACCAAGGGCAAGAAGAAAGGATGCATGGCCAAGTGCGACAAGCGCTGCCCCAACCAATGCATCGTCATGTGCCCCAGCTGCAAGACCTTCTGCA TGTGCGACTTCTACCCCGGCGTGTCGTGCGGCGACCCGCGgttcaccggcggcgacggcaacaacTTCTACTTCCACGGCAAGAAGGACCACGACTTCTGCATCGTCTCCGACGCCGACCTCCACATCAACGCCCACTTCATCGGCAAGCGCAACCCCACCATGAGCCGCGACTTCACCTGGATCCAGGCCCTCGGCATCCGCTTCGCCGACCACCGCCTCTACATGGGCGCCCTCAAGACCGCCAAGTGGAGCAGCGACGTCGACCGCCTCGAGCTCGCCTTCGACGGCGCGCCCGTCGACGTTCCAGCTCAGCTCGACGCGCGATGGGagtccgccgccgttccaggcCTCACCGTCACCAGGACCGCCGCCACCAACGCCGTCAGGGTGCAGCTCGCCGGCGTGTTCGACATCATGGCCAACGTGGTGCCCATCACCGAGCATGACTCGCGCATCCACAACTATGGCGTCACCGAGGAGGACAGCCTCGCTCACCTCGACCTCGGCTTCAAGTTCTACGACCTCTCCGACGACGTCCATGGCGTGCTCGGCCAGACCTACCGCTCCGACTACGTCAACAAGCTCAGCGTCAGCGCCAGCATGCCGGTCATGGGCGGCGCACCAAGCTACGTCGCCTCCGACATCTTCTCCGCCGACTGCGCCGTCGCCAGGttcggccaccgcgccggcatCACCATGGTCACTGCCAGGGCCAGTTAA
- the LOC4324016 gene encoding uncharacterized protein encodes MAALVQVVAVALALWCCGAAVVASAAASSPPLVSPKAKPGVRPKLPPKTKLTTITFSPHHKRDYQVTCTNTGRRPCVVSCPSNCPNKCLVACAYCLTFCMCDLFPGTSCGDPRFTGADGNTFYFHGKKEQDFCIVSDADLHINAHFIGNHNPAMKRDFTWIQSLGISFGDHRLYIGARRAAEWDDDEDHVQITFDGEPVNVDAAKGAHWVSAALPSLSVSRTDTVNAVAVELDGVFAITANAVPITDDDSRIHHYGKTAKDTLVHLDLGYKFHALSGDVDGVLGQTYRPTYANRLNITAKMPIMGGADKYRSSGLFSPDCAVSRFHRRRTAGDHVALGFAS; translated from the exons atggCGGCTCTGGTgcaggtggtggcggtggcgcttgCGCTGTGGTgctgcggcgccgccgtcgtggcgtccgccgcggcgtcgaGCCCGCCGCTGGTGTCGCCGAAGGCGAAGCCCGGCGTGCGGCCGAAGCTCCCGCCCAAGACGAAGCTGACCACCATCACCTTCAGCCCCCACCACAAGCGCGACTACCAGGTCACCTGCACCAACACCGGCCGCCGTCCCTGCGTCGTCTCCTGCCCTTCCAACTGCCCCAACAAGTGCCTCGTCGCCTGCGCCTACTGCCTCACCTTCTGCA TGTGCGATCTGTTCCCCGGCACGTCGTGCGGCGACCCACGGTTCACCGGCGCCGACGGCAACACCTTCTACTTCCACGGCAAGAAGGAGCAGGACTTCTGCATCGTCTCCGACGCCGACCTGCACATCAACGCCCACTTCATCGGCAACCACAACCCGGCCATGAAGCGTGACTTCACCTGGATCCAGTCCCTCGGCATCAGCTTCGGCGACCACCGCCTCTACATCGgcgcgcgccgggccgccgagtgggacgacgacgaggaccacGTCCAGATCACCTTCGACGGCGAGCCCGTCAACGTCGACGCCGCCAAGGGCGCCCACTGGGTCTCCGCCGCCCTGCCGTCCCTCTCCGTCTCCCGCACCGACACCGtcaacgccgtcgccgtcgagctcgacggcgtctTCGCCATCACCGCCAACGCCGTCCCCATCACCGACGACGACTCCCGGATCCACCACTACGGCAAGACCGCCAAGGACACCCTCGTCCACCTCGACCTCGGCTACAAGTTCCACGCCCTCtccggcgacgtcgacggcgtgCTCGGCCAGACTTACCGCCCCACCTACGCCAACAGGCTCAACATCACCGCCAAGATGCCCATCATGGGCGGCGCCGACAAGTACCGCTCCTCGGGCCTCTTCTCGCCGGACTGCGCCGTCTCCAggttccaccgccgccgcaccgccggaGACCATGTCGCCCTCGGTTTTGCCTCGTAA
- the LOC4324011 gene encoding probable aspartyl aminopeptidase isoform X1: MALLRAHHLLLMRPRAAFSSRPPPLSSSPCRRALPTTAIASRLLCSHHASSPPEDASASASPSIVADLLDYLNESWTQFHATAEAKRQLLDAGFTLLSENDDWDLQPGGRYFFTRNMSCLIAFAVGEKYKLGNGFNIIAAHTDSPCLKLKPRSASFKSGHQMVNVQTYGGGLWHTWFDRDLTLAGRVILKDADGSFKHELVKVSRPLIRVPTLAIHLDRTVNSDGFKPNLENHLVPLLATKHEETTANSSEKNSSSSTKVVHHPLLLQVLSDEIGCKSGEIIGIELNVCDTQPSCLGGGNNEFIYSGRLDNLASCYCALRSLMDSSKMPEELSNEKAIRMIALFDNEEVGSNSMQGAGAPTMFHAMRRIVDSLMHQSMGEGALERAINSSFLVSADMAHALHPNYPDKHEEHHRPELQKGLVIKHNANQRYATSAVTAFLFKEIARLHNLPVQEFVVRNDMGCGSTIGPILASGVGIRTVDCGIPQLSMHSVREMCGKEDVDTTYKHFKAFFEMFSDIDRKLNVD; this comes from the exons atggcgctgCTCCGcgcgcaccacctcctcctgatgaggccgcgcgccgccttctcctctcgccctccccctctctcatcctccccgtgccgccgcgcccttcccaccaccgccatcgcctCGCGCCTCCTCTGCTCCCAccacgcctcgtcgccgcccgaagatgcctccgcctccgcctcgccctcTATCGTCGCCGACCTGCTCGACTACCTCAACGAGTCATGGACGCAGTTCCACGCCACCG CGGAGGCGAAGAGGCAGCTGCTTGATGCGGGCTTCACGCTGCTCAGTGAGAACGACGACTGGGACCTGCAGCCTGGTGGCCGCTACTTCTTCACGCGCAACATGTCCTGCTTGATTGCCTTTGCAGTAGGGGAAAA GTACAAATTGGGAAATGGGTTCAATATAATTGCGGCTCACACCGATAGCCCATGTCTCAAGCTGAAACCAAGGTCTGCCTCCTTTAAATCTGGGCATCAAATGGTAAATGTACAGACATACGGAGGTGGGCTGTGGCATACATGGTTTGACAGGGACCTGACTTTGGCTGGGAGAGTTATCCTCAAGGATGCTGATGGCTCATTTAAGCATGAGCTTGTCAAAGTGAGCAGACCATTGATACGTGTACCAACGCTGGCTATACATCTTGACCG CACAGTGAATTCTGATGGGTTCAAGCCTAATCTGGAGAATCATCTAGTTCCACTTCTTGCAACAAAACATGAAGAGACTACTGCaaattccagtgaaaaaaataGTTCAAGTTCCACTAAAGTTGTCCATCATCCACTGCTCTTGCAA GTTCTTTCAGATGAAATTGGTTGCAAATCAGGTGAAATAATTGGCATAGAGTTGAATGTGTGTGATACCCAACCTAGCTGCCTTGGAGGGGGAAATAATGAGTTCATTTATTCTGGTAGACTCGATAATCTCGCTTCGTGTTATTGTGCTCTTAGATCTCTCATGGACTCCTCCAAGATGCCAGAAGAATTGTCAAATGAGAAGGCTATAAGAATGATTGCTTTATTTGATAATGAAGAG GTGGGTTCGAATTCGATGCAAGGGGCGGGTGCACCAACCATGTTCCATGCTATGAGACGGATTGTCGATTCCCTGATGCATCAATCTATGGGAGAGGGTGCTTTGGAACGTGCAATAAATTCCTCTTTCCTTG TTTCGGCAGACATGGCTCATGCCCTGCACCCAAATTATCCAGACAAGCATGAAGAGCACCACAGACCAGAGCTACAGAAAGGACTAGTTATCAAGCACAATGCTAACCAACGTTATGCTACTAGTGCTGTGACAGCTTTTCTGTTCAAAGAAATAGCAAGACTTCATAATCTTCCTGTTCAG GAATTTGTTGTAAGGAATGATATGGGCTGTGGTTCAACTATTGGCCCCATACTTGCTTCTGGTGTTGGCATACGGACTGTTGACTGTGGTATTCCTCAGCTCTCAATGCACAG CGTGCGAGAAATGTGTGGCAAAGAAGACGTAGATACAACATACAAGCACTTCAAAGCTTTCTTCGAGATGTTCTCTGATATTGACCGGAAACTCAACGTAGACTAA
- the LOC4324012 gene encoding proteinaceous RNase P 2, producing MRHGLTRPMGLWPLTTSKPTSLIRVLLPPPLLHPTTTHTAPPMATAAGASSPARRRPRRGSKGPNSDLSRTLTDCTRRGDAAAAMAAFDSALSGPDAPRLLAHQYNQLFHLLATADADSLPNAAAAARRVFSHMLGSGASPSEATITSLARVTASDASNPAAADEAFDLVATMRDKYGVAPRLRSYSPVLAAFRRAGEAGKAYAVDAHMEASAVAPEEPEIAALLDVSAKAGDADKVYEYMHKLSRTVDCVGEETAEVLEGWFRSGKAAMAGKAEWDACKVKDAIVANGGGCHRLGWLGTGPWTVQRVRVGGDGQCEGCGCRLACVDIDVEETQRFADSVASLALQRETKINFSQFQEWLEEHGAYEAIVDGANIALYQQNFAEGGFSLTQLDAVVTELRDRYNGKWPLVVLHNKRIAKLMENASNRHLIETWRANGALYTSPIGSNDDWYWLYAAIRLNCLLVTNDEMRDHIFELLGSSFFPKWKQRHQVKYTFSKGKAVLMMPPPYSSEIQESEMGSWHVPMEEKSGDDRARIWLCIDRTGHCKHPHEAPAANGVVQDVSPTEASHGCEQRRAEHNGGSLTGKRKDRN from the exons ATGAGGCATGGGCTAACGCGGCCTATGGGCCTATGGCCGCTAACCACCTCCAAACCCACCTCGCTAATTAgggttcttcttcctcctccactactccaccccaccaccacccacacggCCCCAcccatggccaccgccgccggcgcctcctccccggcgcgccgccgcccgcgccgtggCTCCAAGGGCCCCAACTCCGACCTCTCCCGCACCCTCACCGACTGCACCCGCcgtggcgacgccgccgccgccatggccgccttcGACTCCGCCCTCTCCGGCCCCGACGCCCCGCGCCTCCTCGCCCACCAGTACAACCAGCTCTTCcacctcctcgccaccgccgacgccgactcgctccccaacgccgccgccgccgcccgccgcgtctTCTCCCACATGCTCGGCTCCGGGGCCTCCCCCTCCGAGGCCACCATCACCTCGCTCGCCCGCGTCACCGCCTCCGATGCCTCCAACCCCGCGGCCGCTGACGAGGCCTTCGACCTCGTGGCCACCATGAGGGACAAGTACGGCGTCGCCCCGCGCCTCCGCTCGTACAGCCCCGTGCTCGCCGCGTTCCgccgcgcgggggaggccggGAAGGCCTACGCCGTCGATGCCCACATGGAGGCCTCTGCTGTTGCCCCCGAggagcccgagatcgccgcgctcCTTGATGTCAGCGCCAAGGCAGGGGACGCAGACAAGGTGTATGAGTATATGCACAAGCTGAGCCGCACCGTGGATTGTGTCGGCGAGGAGACTGCGGAGGTGCTGGAGGGTTGGTTTCGGAGCGGTAAGGCGGCAATGGCGGGCAAGGCCGAGTGGGATGCTTGTAAGGTGAAGGACGCCATTGTGGCCAATGGTGGCGGGTGCCATCGGCTTGGATGGCTTGGGACCGGCCCTTGGACTGTGCAGCGAGTAAGAGTTGGAGGAGATGGCCAGTGTGAGGGGTGTGGTTGCCGTCTAGCATGTGTTGACATTGACGTCGAGGAGACGCAGAGGTTTGCCGATTCTGTTGCCAGTCTGGCCCTTCAGAGGGAGACCAAAATAAATTTCAGCCAGTTTCAG GAGTGGTTGGAAGAACATGGAGCATATGAAGCTATAGTTGATGGTGCAAATATTGCACTTTATCAACAAAATTTTGCAGAGGGTGGCTTTAGTTTGACTCAG CTGGACGCTGTTGTAACAGAGCTACGGGATAGATATAATGGTAAATGGCCACTTGTCGTATTACATAATAAACGCATTGCCAAGCTTATGGAAAATGCATCTAATAGACACCTGATTGAAACCTGGAGAGCGAACGGGGCATTGTACACTTCACCAATTGGGTCAAATGATGACTG GTATTGGCTGTATGCGGCGATTAGGTTGAATTGTTTGCTTGTGACTAATGATGAAATGAGAGATCACATATTTGAGCTCTTGGGGTCATCTTTTTTCCCCAAGTGGAAGCAACGGCATCAG GTCAAGTACACCTTTAGTAAAGGAAAGGCGGTGCTTATGATGCCACCTCCATATTCTTCGGAGATTCAG GAATCGGAGATGGGATCTTGGCATGTGCCTATGGAGGAGAAATCTGGTGATGACAGAGCTAGGATTTGGCTTTGTATTGATAGGACAGGGCACTGCAAACATCCCCATGAAGCTCCTGCAGCAAACGGGGTTGTCCAGGATGTATCTCCCACCGAGGCATCTCATGGATGTGAGCAGAGGCGAGCAGAACATAATGGTGGCTCCTTAACCGGTAAAAGAAAGGATAGAAATTGA
- the LOC4324013 gene encoding uncharacterized protein: MARGAAVVAAAAALLVVVCAAAQAPSSPRLPSNYHVINPGRFGKRDQQLSCTDSNGNKAVCMAKCDKRCPNQCIVMCPGCKTFCMCDFYPGVSCGDPRFTGGDGNNFYFHGKKDHDFCIVSDADLHINAHFIGKRNPTMSRDFTWIQALGIRFADHRLYMGALKTAKWNSDDDRLELAFDGAPVDVPAELGARWESAAVPGLTVTRTAATNAVRVQLAGVLDIMANVVPITEQDSRIHNYGVTEEDSLAHLDLGFKFYDLSDDVHGVLGQTYRSDYVNNLSVSASMPVMGGAPSYVVSDIFSTDCAVARFGRRAGISMVTGRAN; this comes from the exons ATGGCACGGGGCGCCGCGGTGGTTGCTGCGGCGGCTGCCCTGTTGGTGGTGGTGTGCGCCGCCGCGcaggcgccgtcgtcgccgaggcTGCCAAGCAACTACCACGTCATCAACCCCGGCAGGTTCGGCAAGAGGGACCAGCAGctctcctgcaccgactccaaTGGCAACAAGGCCGTCTGCATGGCCAAGTGCGACAAGCGCTGCCCCAACCAGTGCATCGTCATGTGTCCCGGCTGCAAGACCTTCTGCA TGTGCGACTTCTACCCCGGCGTGTCGTGCGGCGACCCGCGgttcaccggcggcgacggcaacaacTTCTACTTTCACGGCAAGAAGGACCACGACTTCTGCATCGTCTCCGACGCCGACCTCCACATCAACGCCCACTTCATCGGCAAGCGCAACCCCACCATGAGCCGCGACTTCACCTGGATCCAGGCCCTCGGCATCCGCTTCGCCGACCACCGCCTCTACATGGGCGCCCTTAAGACCGCCAAGTGGAACAGCGACGACGACCGCCTCGAGCTCGCCTTCGACGGCGCGCCCGTCGACGTCCCCGCCGAGCTCGGCGCGCGCTGGGagtccgccgccgttccaggcCTCACCGTCACCAGGACCGCCGCCACCAACGCCGTCAGGGtgcagctcgccggcgtgctcgACATCATGGCCAACGTGGTGCCCATCACCGAGCAGGACTCCCGCATCCACAACTACGGCGTCACCGAGGAGGACAGCCTCGCCCACCTCGACCTCGGCTTCAAGTTCTACGACCTCTCCGACGATGTCCATGGCGTCCTCGGCCAGACCTACCGCTCCGACTACGTCAACAATCTCAGCGTCAGCGCCAGCATGCCGGTGATGGGCGGCGCTCCCAGCTACGTCGTCTCTGACATCTTCTCCACCGACTGCGCCGTCGCCAGGttcggccgccgcgccggcatCTCCATGGTCACTGGCAGGGCCAACTAA